A window of the Callospermophilus lateralis isolate mCalLat2 chromosome 7, mCalLat2.hap1, whole genome shotgun sequence genome harbors these coding sequences:
- the LOC143404604 gene encoding olfactory receptor 10J1, producing MKRENYSIITEFTFQGFSSFHEHQMTLFVVFLKLYIFTLAGNVIIVTIIRIDRHLHTPMYFFLSMLSTSETVYTLVILPRMLSSLVGMSQSISLAGCATQMFFFVTFGINNCFLLTAMGYDRYVAICNPLRYTVIMSKRVCFQLVGGACSIGLIVAVTQVSAVFRLPFCATKVAHFFCDIRPVMKLSCIDITVNEILTLVISVLVLVVPMGLVFISYVLIISTILKIASAEGRKKAFATCASHLTVVIVHYGCASIAYLKPKSENTRDEDQLISVTYTVITPLLNPVVYTLRNKEVRDALYRAICRKHS from the coding sequence ATGAAGAGAGAAAACTACTCTATCATCACTGAGTTTACTTTCCAAGGTTTCTCCAGTTTCCATGAGCACCAGATgaccctttttgtggtgttcctTAAACTCTACATCTTCACACTAGCAGGCAATGTCATCATTGTGACCATCATCCGAATTGACCGTCATCTTCAcacacccatgtacttcttcctaagCATGCTGTCCACTTCAGAGACCGTCTACACATTGGTCATTCTCCCAAGGATGCTCTCCAGTCTTGTGGGTATGAGCCAGTCCATATCGTTGGCAGGTTGTGCCACACAGATGTTCTTTTTCGTAACCTTTGGGATCAATAACTGCTTCCTGCTCACAGCCATGGGGTATGACCGCTACGTGGCCATCTGCAACCCCCTGAGATACACAGTTATCATGAGCAAGAGGGTGTGCTTCCAGTTGGTGGGGGGGGCCTGCAGCATTGGCCTAATTGTAGCAGTGACACAGGTGTCGGCTGTGTTCCGACTGCCCTTCTGTGCCACCAAGGTGGCCCACTTCTTCTGTGACATCCGCCCCGTGATGAAGCTCTCCTGCATCGACATCACTGTCAATGAGATCCTGACTCTAGTCATCAGTGTGCTGGTGCTAGTTGTACCTATGGGCCTGGTCTTCATCTCCTATGTTCTCATCATCTCCACCATCCTGAAGATTGCTTCAGCTGAGGGCCGGAAGAAGGCCTTCGCCACCTGTGCCTCCCACCTTACAGTGGTCATCGTCCACTATGGCTGTGCCTCCATCGCCTACCTCAAGCCCAAGTCGGAGAACACCAGGGATGAGGACCAGCTGATCTCGGTGACCTACACTGTCATCACGCCCCTCCTGAACCCCGTGGTCTACACCCTGAGGAACAAAGAAGTTAGGGATGCTCTGTACAGGGCTATCTGCAGGAAACACTCCTGA